One Aegilops tauschii subsp. strangulata cultivar AL8/78 chromosome 7, Aet v6.0, whole genome shotgun sequence genomic window carries:
- the LOC109733578 gene encoding protein NRT1/ PTR FAMILY 8.3: protein MEAFDEEKPLLNVQPNPQDVGSEYTSDGSVDINKRPALKGSTGRWRACYMILGVEFCECVAFFTVSRNLVTYLTTVLHESKVAAARNVSAWVGASFLTPLIGAFLADTYLGRYWTMVASLPVYILGMLVLTVSASAPTSSSSGGEVHRTMVYAGLYLAALGGGGIKPCTSTFGADQFDSANPAELAKKGSFFNWYYFMINLSSLLSSTVLVWLQDNVGWGVSFAIPTALLALALAVFVGGSRVYRFREPTVSPFTSLCQVVVAALSKWRVQLPDDVSLFYELTGSSESGHTIQHTSQFRFLDKAAIMLPPSDKTRVAPPTSSWKLCTVTQVQELKILLRMFPVWASFVIFHAVTGQLSSTFIEQGMVMDNRVGGFAIPPASLSVFGVFSVLVWVPVYEATLVPLARRCTGNRKGFSQTQRLGIGFALSALTMVYSAALETKRLAVARASGLAGQNVPVPMSILWQAPSHVLHGAAGVFAGIGMTEFFYDQAPHAMKSLCAAFAQLSIASGFYFNTIVLGVVAVVTTRGGAPGWIPDNLNEGHLDYFFWMVAALSLLNLAQFVHYSVRCREKTTSSPQRVALPF, encoded by the exons ATGGAAGCATTTGATGAGGAGAAGCCCCTGCTTAATGTACAACCCAATCCTCAG GATGTAGGTTCAGAATATACCAGCGATGGCTCAGTTGATATCAACAAACGCCCTGCTCTGAAAGGAAGTACAGGCCGTTGGAGGGCATGCTACATGATTTTAG GTGTTGAGTTTTGCGAATGCGTGGCCTTCTTCACGGTCTCAAGGAACTTGGTAACCTATCTCACCACCGTGCTCCACGAAAGCAAAGTCGCCGCCGCGAGAAATGTCTCCGCCTGGGTCGGCGCCAGCTTCCTCACGCCGCTCATCGGAGCCTTCTTGGCCGACACTTACCTAGGAAGATACTGGACAATGGTTGCTTCACTACCAGTCTACATTCTT GGGATGCTGGTCCTCACAGTGTCAGCATCAGCCCCAACATCTTCCTCCAGCGGCGGCGAGGTTCATCGCACCATGGTCTACGCGGGGCTCTACCTCGCCGCGCTCGGGGGCGGCGGCATCAAGCCCTGCACGTCGACCTTCGGGGCCGACCAGTTCGACAGCGCCAACCCGGCGGAGCTGGCGAAGAAGGGCTCCTTCTTCAACTGGTACTACTTCATGATCAACCTCAGCTCCCTCCTGTCGAGCACGGTGCTTGTCTGGCTGCAGGACAATGTCGGGTGGGGGGTCAGTTTCGCGATCCCGACGGCGCTCTTGGCCTTGGCCCTCGCAGTGTTTGTTGGTGGCTCGAGGGTGTACAGGTTTAGAGAACCCACAGTGAGCCCGTTCACCAGCCTCTGCCAGGTGGTCGTCGCGGCCCTCAGCAAGTGGCGTGTGCAGTTGCCCGATGACGTCTCCCTTTTCTACGAGCTCACCGGTTCGTCTGAATCAGGCCACACGATTCAGCATACGAGTCAATTCAG ATTCCTCGACAAGGCTGCCATCATGCTGCCACCCTCAGACAAAACACGCGTGGCGCCGCCGACGAGTTCGTGGAAGCTATGCACGGTGACACAGGTCCAAGAGCTCAAGATACTGCTGCGGATGTTCCCCGTCTGGGCATCGTTCGTGATCTTCCACGCCGTCACCGGCCAACTGTCGTCGACGTTCATCGAGCAGGGGATGGTCATGGACAACCGTGTCGGCGGGTTCGCCATACCACCTGCCTCCCTCTCCGTCTTCGGCGTCTTCAGCGTGCTCGTCTGGGTGCCCGTCTACGAGGCCACGCTGGTGCCGCTCGCCCGGCGCTGCACCGGCAACCGCAAGGGCTTCTCGCAGACGCAGCGGCTCGGGATAGGCTTCGCGCTGTCCGCGCTGACCATGGTCTACTCGGCGGCGCTCGAGACGAAGAGGCTGGCGGTCGCGCGAGCCAGCGGCCTGGCCGGGCAGAACGTGCCGGTGCCGATGAGCATCCTGTGGCAGGCGCCGTCGCACGTCCTGCACGGCGCGGCGGGAGTCTTCGCGGGCATCGGCATGACGGAGTTCTTCTACGACCAGGCCCCGCACGCCATGAAGAGCCTCTGTGCGGCGTTCGCGCAGCTCTCGATCGCGTCCGGGTTTTACTTCAACACGATTGTGCTTGGTGTCGTCGCGGTGGTCACCACGCGTGGCGGGGCGCCTGGGTGGATCCCGGACAACCTGAACGAAGGGCATCTGGACTATTTCTTCTGGATGGTGGCTGCTCTCAGCTTACTCAACCTGGCGCAGTTTGTGCACTACTCCGTGCGGTGTAGAGAGAAGACAACTTCTTCACCCCAAAGAGTGGCACTTCCTTTTTGA
- the LOC109733579 gene encoding protein NRT1/ PTR FAMILY 8.3 isoform X1 codes for MEAADEERPLLNHRRLPPQPQDECSRYTSDGTVDIYRQPALKRSTGNWRACVFILGAEFSECLCFFAVSKNLVTYLTTVLHESNVDAARNVSTWVGTCFITPVLGAFLADSFWGRYSTIAIFLSVYIFGMLIMTSSTALPWLLPRSSDESSGVHRAAVYLGLYLVALGTGGIKPCATALGADQFDVAVPAERVAKGSFFNWYYFSINIGSLLSATLLVWVQDNIGWTVGLAIPTVLIGFGLAVFVAGGKIYRYKPLGVGGSPLTRVSQVVVAAARNRRLELPDDISALHEHGGAEHTSQFRFFDKAAIVMPSPEKKGPWRLCTVSQVEELKMLLRMSPVWASTLVFFAVTAQMSSTMIELGMAMDNRVGTFVVPPASLSTFDIVSVLVWVPIYDAVLVPLARRVTGQDGGFTQLQRIGVGLALSAAAMAYAASVETRRLSATSMSIMWLAPCYFVLGAAEVFTSIGMLEFFYDQPPESMKSLGVALAQLAVAGGNYLNSALLGAVVSATGWIPDNLDEGHLNYFFWFMAALSVLNLLQFVYCSSRYKR; via the exons ATGGAAGCGGCAGATGAGGAGCGGCCACTGCTGAACCATCGCCGCCTGCCTCCACAGCCACAG GACGAATGTTCAAGATACACGAGTGATGGCACAGTTGATATCTACAGACAGCCTGCTCTCAAGCGAAGCACCGGCAACTGGAGAGCATGCGTCTTCATCCTTG GTGCCGAGTTCAGCGAATGCTTGTGCTTCTTCGCCGTCTCCAAGAACCTGGTCACCTACCTCACGACGGTGCTCCACGAGAGCAACGTCGACGCCGCGAGGAATGTATCCACCTGGGTCGGCACCTGCTTCATCACGCCGGTCCTCGGAGCCTTCCTGGCCGACTCTTTTTGGGGGCGATACTCGACAATTGCAATCTTCCTCTCTGTCTACATCTTT GGGATGCTCATCATGACATCATCAACGGCGCTTCCGTGGCTCCTGCCTCGTTCTTCCGACGAGAGCAGCGGTGTCCATCGCGCCGCCGTCTACCTGGGGCTCTACCTTGTCGCCCTCGGCACCGGCGGCATCAAGCCCTGCGCCACGGCCTTGGGCGCCGACCAATTCGACGTTGCCGTCCCGGCGGAGCGGGTGGCCAAGGGTTCCTTCTTCAACTGGTACTACTTCTCGATCAACATTGGCTCGCTTCTGTCGGCGACGTTGCTCGTCTGGGTGCAGGACAACATCGGGTGGACCGTCGGGCTCGCGATCCCCACAGTGCTCATCGGGTTCGGCCTCGCCGTATTCGTTGCCGGCGGGAAGATATACAGGTACAAGCCACTGGGAGTGGGAGGTAGCCCGCTGACGAGGGTCTCCCAGGTGGTTGTCGCAGCCGCAAGGAATCGCCGTCTCGAGCTGCCCGATGATATCTCGGCCCTGCACGAACATGGCGGGGCTGAGCATACCAGTCAATTCAGGTTCTTCGACAAGGCTGCGATCGTGatgccgtcgccggagaagaagggCCCGTGGCGGCTCTGCACGGTGTCGCAGGTGGAGGAGCTGAAGATGCTGTTGCGGATGTCCCCCGTCTGGGCGTCGACGTTGGTCTTCTTCGCGGTCACCGCGCAAATGTCGTCGACGATGATCGAGCTGGGCATGGCAATGGACAACCGCGTCGGCACCTTTGTCGTGCCGCCGGCGTCGCTCTCCACCTTTGACATCGTCAGCGTCCTCGTCTGGGTTCCCATCTACGACGCCGTGCTGGTGCCGCTCGCGCGGCGCGTCACCGGTCAGGACGGGGGCTTCACGCAGCTGCAGCGCATAGGCGTCGGCCTTGCTCTGTCCGCGGCCGCCATGGCGTACGCCGCGTCGGTCGAAACTAGACGGCTGTCGGCGACCTCGATGAGCATCATGTGGCTAGCGCCGTGCTACTTCGTGCTGGGCGCGGCCGAGGTGTTCACCAGCATCGGCATGCTCGAGTTCTTCTACGACCAGCCCCCGGAGTCCATGAAGAGCCTGGGTGTGGCACTCGCGCAGCTCGCCGTTGCTGGCGGGAACTACCTCAACTCCGCCCTGCTCGGCGCCGTTGTGTCGGCCACGGGGTGGATCCCGGACAACCTCGACGAAGGCCATCTGAACTACTTCTTCTGGTTCATGGCGGCTCTGAGCGTGCTCAACCTGCTGCAGTTCGTCTACTGCTCGTCCAGATACAAAAGATAA
- the LOC109733579 gene encoding protein NRT1/ PTR FAMILY 8.3 isoform X2: MRLHPCSGAEFSECLCFFAVSKNLVTYLTTVLHESNVDAARNVSTWVGTCFITPVLGAFLADSFWGRYSTIAIFLSVYIFGMLIMTSSTALPWLLPRSSDESSGVHRAAVYLGLYLVALGTGGIKPCATALGADQFDVAVPAERVAKGSFFNWYYFSINIGSLLSATLLVWVQDNIGWTVGLAIPTVLIGFGLAVFVAGGKIYRYKPLGVGGSPLTRVSQVVVAAARNRRLELPDDISALHEHGGAEHTSQFRFFDKAAIVMPSPEKKGPWRLCTVSQVEELKMLLRMSPVWASTLVFFAVTAQMSSTMIELGMAMDNRVGTFVVPPASLSTFDIVSVLVWVPIYDAVLVPLARRVTGQDGGFTQLQRIGVGLALSAAAMAYAASVETRRLSATSMSIMWLAPCYFVLGAAEVFTSIGMLEFFYDQPPESMKSLGVALAQLAVAGGNYLNSALLGAVVSATGWIPDNLDEGHLNYFFWFMAALSVLNLLQFVYCSSRYKR, translated from the exons ATGCGTCTTCATCCTTG CTCAGGTGCCGAGTTCAGCGAATGCTTGTGCTTCTTCGCCGTCTCCAAGAACCTGGTCACCTACCTCACGACGGTGCTCCACGAGAGCAACGTCGACGCCGCGAGGAATGTATCCACCTGGGTCGGCACCTGCTTCATCACGCCGGTCCTCGGAGCCTTCCTGGCCGACTCTTTTTGGGGGCGATACTCGACAATTGCAATCTTCCTCTCTGTCTACATCTTT GGGATGCTCATCATGACATCATCAACGGCGCTTCCGTGGCTCCTGCCTCGTTCTTCCGACGAGAGCAGCGGTGTCCATCGCGCCGCCGTCTACCTGGGGCTCTACCTTGTCGCCCTCGGCACCGGCGGCATCAAGCCCTGCGCCACGGCCTTGGGCGCCGACCAATTCGACGTTGCCGTCCCGGCGGAGCGGGTGGCCAAGGGTTCCTTCTTCAACTGGTACTACTTCTCGATCAACATTGGCTCGCTTCTGTCGGCGACGTTGCTCGTCTGGGTGCAGGACAACATCGGGTGGACCGTCGGGCTCGCGATCCCCACAGTGCTCATCGGGTTCGGCCTCGCCGTATTCGTTGCCGGCGGGAAGATATACAGGTACAAGCCACTGGGAGTGGGAGGTAGCCCGCTGACGAGGGTCTCCCAGGTGGTTGTCGCAGCCGCAAGGAATCGCCGTCTCGAGCTGCCCGATGATATCTCGGCCCTGCACGAACATGGCGGGGCTGAGCATACCAGTCAATTCAGGTTCTTCGACAAGGCTGCGATCGTGatgccgtcgccggagaagaagggCCCGTGGCGGCTCTGCACGGTGTCGCAGGTGGAGGAGCTGAAGATGCTGTTGCGGATGTCCCCCGTCTGGGCGTCGACGTTGGTCTTCTTCGCGGTCACCGCGCAAATGTCGTCGACGATGATCGAGCTGGGCATGGCAATGGACAACCGCGTCGGCACCTTTGTCGTGCCGCCGGCGTCGCTCTCCACCTTTGACATCGTCAGCGTCCTCGTCTGGGTTCCCATCTACGACGCCGTGCTGGTGCCGCTCGCGCGGCGCGTCACCGGTCAGGACGGGGGCTTCACGCAGCTGCAGCGCATAGGCGTCGGCCTTGCTCTGTCCGCGGCCGCCATGGCGTACGCCGCGTCGGTCGAAACTAGACGGCTGTCGGCGACCTCGATGAGCATCATGTGGCTAGCGCCGTGCTACTTCGTGCTGGGCGCGGCCGAGGTGTTCACCAGCATCGGCATGCTCGAGTTCTTCTACGACCAGCCCCCGGAGTCCATGAAGAGCCTGGGTGTGGCACTCGCGCAGCTCGCCGTTGCTGGCGGGAACTACCTCAACTCCGCCCTGCTCGGCGCCGTTGTGTCGGCCACGGGGTGGATCCCGGACAACCTCGACGAAGGCCATCTGAACTACTTCTTCTGGTTCATGGCGGCTCTGAGCGTGCTCAACCTGCTGCAGTTCGTCTACTGCTCGTCCAGATACAAAAGATAA